From a single Brassica rapa cultivar Chiifu-401-42 chromosome A01, CAAS_Brap_v3.01, whole genome shotgun sequence genomic region:
- the LOC103835064 gene encoding protein NRT1/ PTR FAMILY 6.4, whose protein sequence is MVHVSSHGAKDGSEEAFDYRGNPPDKSKTGGWLGAGLILGSELSERICVMGISMNLVTYLVGDLHISSAKSATIVTNFMGTLNLLGLLGGFLADAKLGRYKMVAIAASVTALGVLLLTVSTTIPSMRPPPCDDFRRLHHQCVEAKGHQLALLYVALYTIALGGGGIKSNVSGFGSDQFDTSDPKEEKQMIFFFNRFYFSISLGSLFAVIVLVYVQDNVGRGWGYGISAATMVVAAVVLLCGTKLYRFKKPRGSPFTVIWRVGYLAWKKRNEGYPSNPSLLNGYDNTTVPHTERLKCLDKAAVVTNEKDSWSVSTVTQVEEVKLVVKLIPIWATNILFWTIYSQMTTFTVEQATFMERKVGSFTVPAGSYSAFLILTILLFTSLNERVFVPLTRMITKKPQGLTSLQRIGVGLVFSMAAMAVAAVIENARREAEVAKGMKISAFWLIPQYFLVGAGEAFAYVGQLEFFIREAPERMKSMSTGLFLSTVSMGFFVSSLLVSLVDKVTHRSWLRSNLNKGRLNYFYWLLVILGALNFFVFLLFAMKHQYKADMISVGVDDSVEKGKDSEKEKSEFELKDIP, encoded by the exons ATG GTTCATGTCTCATCGCATGGAGCAAAAGATGGCTCGGAAGAAGCCTTCGACTACAGAGGAAATCCACCTGATAAGTCCAAAACCGGTGGATGGTTAGGCGCCGGTTTAATCTTAG GGAGTGAGCTATCGGAGAGAATATGCGTGATGGGCATATCTATGAATCTAGTGACGTACCTTGTCGGAGACTTACACATCTCATCAGCAAAATCAGCGACCATAGTCACAAATTTCATGGGAACTCTCAACCTCTTGGGACTTCTTGGTGGTTTCTTGGCTGACGCTAAACTCGGTCGCTACAAGATGGTCGCAATAGCTGCCTCTGTCACAGCTCTG GGAGTGTTGCTATTGACAGTGTCTACAACCATCCCAAGCATGAGACCGCCACCATGTGACGATTTCAGAAGACTTCACCATCAGTGCGTAGAGGCAAAAGGTCACCAGTTAGCTCTTCTCTACGTCGCTCTCTACACCATAGCTCTCGGCGGCGGAGGAATCAAATCCAACGTCTCGGGCTTCGGGTCTGACCAGTTCGACACGAGTGATCCTAAAGAAGAGAAGCAgatgatcttcttcttcaatagATTCTATTTCTCCATCAGCCTCGGATCTCTCTTCGCCGTGATTGTTCTGGTTTACGTCCAGGACAACGTGGGAAGAGGCTGGGGCTACGGGATCTCGGCCGCGACTATGGTGGTCGCGGCCGTGGTTTTGCTCTGCGGAACGAAACTGTACCGTTTCAAGAAACCTAGAGGAAGCCCTTTCACTGTTATATGGAGGGTTGGTTACTTGGCGTGGAAGAAAAGAAACGAGGGTTACCCTTCAAATCCTAGTCTTTTAAACGGTTACGACAACACAACGGTTCCCCACACCGAGAGGCTAAAGTGTTTGGACAAAGCCGCGGTTGTCACAAACGAGAAGGATTCGTGGAGCGTGTCGACCGTTACACAGGTCGAAGAAGTGAAGCTAGTTGTGAAATTGATTCCTATTTGGGCAACGAACATTCTCTTCTGGACGATTTACTCCCAAATGACTACATTCACAGTGGAACAAGCCACGTTTATGGAGCGTAAAGTCGGGTCTTTCACCGTACCCGCAGGGTCATACTCGGCTTTTCTCATTCTCACGATTCTCCTCTTCACTTCCCTTAACGAGAGAGTCTTTGTGCCTTTAACAAGAATGATCACAAAGAAACCTCAAGGACTCACCAGCCTCCAGAGGATTGGAGTTGGGCTCGTGTTCTCAATGGCTGCAATGGCTGTTGCAGCGGTTATAGAGAACGCTAGACGCGAGGCAGAGGTCGCCAAGGGGATGAAGATAAGCGCGTTCTGGTTGATTCCGCAGTATTTCTTGGTTGGTGCGGGTGAAGCGTTTGCTTACGTTGGACAGCTTGAGTTCTTTATTAGAGAAGCACCAGAGAGGATGAAATCTATGAGCACCGGATTGTTTCTAAGCACGGTTTCGATGGGATTCTTTGTGAGCAGCTTGCTTGTTTCTCTTGTGGATAAGGTTACACACAGGAGCTGGCTTAGAAGCAACCTCAACAAAGGGAGATTGAACT